A window of Kiritimatiellaceae bacterium contains these coding sequences:
- the rho gene encoding transcription termination factor Rho encodes MSEEQENVVKPVRASRAAKSAAPKPEEAPVVVEPATSVDRSAPQSEIADDRERSDHDEPRHEDRGQRQDNHDSRHDDRGQRQGNGPRHDDRGQRQNNNNNNNRRQNNNRNNNNPRHHGRNNNDGNGNRGGHDHGNGDEPERISDAPAKKMPTLKLFELQVTEIPELKILAESYSIEDPAGLRKHELIFEILKTQIRWGNEALCRGILEVLPDKFGFLRSSENNYLPNPEDIYVSPSQIRRFGLRTGDLIEGPIRSPRPKERFFALLSVDKVNNNAPEKNLNRIPFENLTPLFPDERLGLETTADEISMRVMDLATPIGKGQRGLIVAPPRTGKTVLLQKIANSISQNSPDSKLIILLIDERPEEVTDMQRTTKAEVLSSTFDEHPERHVQVAEIVIEMAKRRVENGEDVIILLDSITRLARAYNTIQPHSGKILSGGVDANALHKPKRFFGAARNIEGGGSLTIISTALVDTGSRMDEVIFEEFKGTGNMELALDRDLVGKRIFPAINIEKSGTRKEELLLHKDELARIWTLRKALKDVPAVEAMELLINRLKKTKSNAEFLMALQG; translated from the coding sequence ATGAGTGAAGAACAGGAAAATGTTGTGAAACCGGTAAGAGCTTCACGGGCTGCGAAGTCAGCAGCACCGAAACCGGAGGAAGCGCCTGTGGTCGTCGAACCGGCAACATCGGTTGACCGATCCGCACCGCAGTCAGAAATCGCGGATGATCGCGAACGGTCGGATCATGACGAGCCCCGGCATGAAGACCGCGGACAGCGGCAGGACAATCATGATTCCCGGCACGATGATCGCGGACAGCGTCAAGGCAACGGCCCTCGGCACGATGATCGTGGGCAGCGGCAAAACAACAATAATAATAACAACCGCCGGCAGAATAATAACCGCAACAACAACAACCCCCGCCATCACGGGCGGAATAATAATGACGGAAACGGAAACCGCGGCGGACATGATCATGGAAACGGCGACGAACCGGAACGCATATCCGATGCGCCAGCCAAAAAAATGCCGACGCTGAAACTCTTTGAACTGCAGGTAACGGAGATTCCGGAACTTAAGATTCTGGCAGAAAGTTATTCGATTGAAGATCCGGCCGGTCTGCGTAAACACGAACTGATTTTTGAAATTCTGAAAACCCAGATTCGCTGGGGCAACGAAGCGCTCTGCCGCGGTATTCTGGAAGTGCTGCCGGATAAGTTCGGCTTCCTGCGTTCATCGGAAAATAACTATCTGCCGAACCCGGAAGACATTTATGTTTCTCCTTCACAGATCCGTCGTTTTGGTTTGCGTACCGGAGACCTGATTGAGGGGCCGATCCGTTCTCCGCGCCCGAAGGAACGTTTCTTTGCGCTGCTGTCGGTGGATAAGGTCAATAACAACGCACCGGAGAAAAACCTCAACCGCATTCCGTTTGAAAACCTGACGCCGCTTTTTCCTGACGAACGTCTCGGACTGGAAACCACGGCCGATGAAATTTCGATGCGCGTGATGGATCTGGCGACACCGATTGGTAAAGGGCAGCGCGGATTAATTGTTGCGCCGCCGCGTACCGGTAAGACGGTTCTTTTGCAGAAAATCGCTAACAGCATTTCTCAGAACAGTCCGGACTCGAAGCTGATCATTCTGCTGATTGACGAACGTCCTGAAGAAGTGACGGATATGCAACGCACCACGAAAGCCGAAGTGCTTTCTTCGACCTTCGATGAACATCCGGAACGCCATGTGCAGGTTGCCGAGATTGTGATTGAAATGGCTAAACGCCGCGTTGAAAACGGCGAAGATGTCATCATCCTGCTCGACAGCATTACCCGTCTGGCCCGTGCTTATAACACGATTCAGCCGCACAGCGGAAAGATTCTTTCCGGCGGTGTGGATGCTAACGCGCTACACAAACCGAAACGTTTCTTCGGCGCGGCCCGCAATATTGAAGGCGGCGGAAGTCTGACGATTATTTCGACCGCGCTGGTTGATACCGGAAGCCGGATGGATGAGGTGATCTTTGAAGAATTCAAGGGCACCGGCAACATGGAGCTGGCGCTCGACCGCGATTTGGTCGGCAAGCGGATATTCCCGGCGATCAACATCGAGAAGAGCGGAACCCGCAAGGAAGAGCTGCTTCTCCATAAAGACGAGTTGGCCCGGATTTGGACGCTGCGCAAGGCGCTCAAGGACGTTCCGGCGGTCGAAGCGATGGAACTGCTGATCAATCGGCTGAAAAAGACCAAGAGCAACGCCGAATTCCTGATGGCGCTGCAGGGATAA
- a CDS encoding dephospho-CoA kinase has protein sequence MNSPQAIILGITGGIACGKTETGHILSSEGFKVLDSDFLAHELMGKGRPVYTAVVEQFGDAILAEDGEIDRAKLGAKVFQDVQAREALNRLVHPAVIAAAQEWMKDCRSAQEDAAVLVPLLFEAGWTKGWDAVICVTAPEAQVFQRLEKRGLLKEEARKRIAAQMSQTEKADRADFVIENSEAVDVLRDRIVGLVEKIRREKRKSYE, from the coding sequence ATGAATTCACCGCAAGCGATTATTTTAGGCATTACCGGCGGTATTGCCTGCGGAAAAACAGAAACAGGACATATTTTATCCTCAGAAGGTTTTAAGGTGCTGGATAGCGATTTTCTGGCGCATGAACTGATGGGTAAAGGACGTCCGGTTTACACCGCAGTGGTTGAACAGTTCGGCGATGCGATTCTGGCAGAGGATGGGGAGATTGATCGGGCCAAACTCGGTGCGAAGGTTTTTCAGGATGTGCAGGCGCGGGAAGCTTTGAACCGGCTGGTACATCCGGCGGTGATTGCGGCGGCGCAGGAATGGATGAAGGATTGCCGTTCGGCTCAGGAAGATGCGGCGGTGCTGGTGCCGCTCCTGTTTGAAGCGGGCTGGACGAAAGGCTGGGACGCCGTGATTTGTGTGACGGCTCCGGAAGCGCAGGTTTTCCAAAGACTGGAAAAACGCGGGCTGTTGAAAGAAGAGGCGCGTAAACGGATTGCGGCGCAGATGTCGCAGACGGAAAAGGCGGACAGAGCGGATTTTGTAATAGAAAACAGCGAAGCGGTAGATGTGTTACGCGACCGGATCGTTGGCCTTGTTGAAAAGATCAGGCGTGAGAAGAGGAAAAGTTATGAGTGA
- the ruvX gene encoding Holliday junction resolvase RuvX, producing the protein MGRVLGIDHGDVRIGIALSDPTEFLASPLCVIDSTNAGIDQIVALIAEHQVEKIVVGLPRNMDGSYGSATEKVRRFIEKLKTRTAVPLFEWDERMSTVSAHNALREAGLDGKQRKGVVDKVAAQIILQNYLDAQA; encoded by the coding sequence ATGGGACGAGTCCTCGGCATTGATCACGGCGACGTGCGTATCGGTATTGCGTTAAGCGATCCGACGGAATTTCTGGCGTCGCCGCTCTGCGTGATCGACAGTACGAATGCTGGGATCGATCAAATCGTCGCGCTGATTGCCGAGCATCAGGTAGAAAAAATCGTCGTCGGACTACCGCGCAATATGGATGGTTCGTATGGTTCGGCAACGGAAAAAGTCCGGAGGTTTATTGAAAAGCTGAAAACCAGAACTGCTGTTCCCTTGTTCGAATGGGATGAACGGATGAGCACGGTGAGTGCGCACAATGCACTGCGCGAGGCGGGTCTCGACGGAAAGCAGCGCAAGGGCGTGGTGGACAAAGTGGCCGCGCAGATCATCCTGCAGAATTATCTCGATGCACAGGCGTAA
- a CDS encoding mannose-1-phosphate guanylyltransferase, whose protein sequence is MSGRYAVIMAGGKGERFWPMSTSKHPKQLLALAGDKALIAQAVERLDGLIPPENVFVVTNADLVEATRKAAPMLPPENIVGEPVGRDTAAAVACGGALVGARDPKAVFAVLTADQVMGDLDIFKATLRGGMDLAEKNEILVTIGIQPTFPSTGFGYIESGADFSKAEGVQFKKAVRFVEKPALPKAQEYLAGGKFFWNSGMFIWSVPTLGKAFAAHCPEMKKLMDELTAYAKRGEIVRGLEKIYPTLGKISVDYALMEKADNIVMACGTFMWDDIGTWTALENHYPQDMDGNTLIGCCKQVDAKNNIVFSKDRLTAVIGAENLIVVQAEGVTLVCPKDRAQDIKRMVTALRETGSFDYLL, encoded by the coding sequence ATGTCAGGACGATATGCAGTGATTATGGCGGGCGGGAAGGGCGAACGGTTTTGGCCGATGAGTACGTCGAAGCATCCGAAGCAGTTGCTGGCGCTGGCGGGCGATAAGGCTTTGATTGCACAGGCGGTGGAGCGGCTCGACGGTTTGATTCCGCCGGAAAATGTTTTTGTGGTGACGAATGCCGATCTGGTTGAAGCGACGCGCAAGGCCGCGCCGATGCTGCCGCCGGAAAATATTGTCGGCGAGCCGGTCGGTCGAGATACGGCGGCGGCGGTGGCTTGCGGCGGCGCGCTGGTCGGTGCGCGTGATCCGAAGGCTGTTTTCGCAGTGCTGACGGCTGATCAGGTGATGGGCGACCTCGATATTTTCAAGGCGACGCTGCGCGGCGGTATGGATTTGGCGGAGAAGAATGAAATTCTGGTGACGATCGGAATTCAGCCGACGTTTCCTAGCACCGGTTTTGGCTACATTGAGTCCGGCGCGGATTTTTCAAAGGCCGAAGGAGTGCAGTTTAAGAAGGCGGTACGGTTTGTCGAAAAACCGGCGTTGCCGAAGGCTCAGGAATATCTGGCAGGCGGAAAGTTTTTCTGGAACTCCGGTATGTTTATCTGGTCGGTTCCGACGCTTGGAAAAGCGTTCGCGGCGCACTGTCCGGAGATGAAGAAACTGATGGATGAGCTGACGGCGTATGCGAAACGCGGCGAAATTGTCCGCGGTTTGGAAAAAATCTATCCAACCCTTGGGAAAATCTCAGTGGATTATGCACTGATGGAGAAGGCGGATAATATCGTTATGGCCTGCGGCACGTTTATGTGGGATGATATTGGCACGTGGACTGCTTTGGAAAATCATTACCCGCAGGACATGGACGGCAATACGCTGATCGGATGTTGCAAGCAGGTTGATGCAAAAAACAACATCGTTTTTTCGAAGGATCGGCTGACGGCGGTGATCGGAGCGGAGAATCTGATTGTTGTGCAGGCTGAAGGTGTAACGCTGGTTTGTCCGAAGGATCGGGCACAGGACATTAAACGGATGGTGACGGCACTTCGTGAGACGGGATCTTTTGATTATCTGCTCTAA
- a CDS encoding HEAT repeat domain-containing protein → MNIGNERKLAARAKELGESASPSSFAELAELTRSESPLVRRLAASALGKLAGIVAPEPAVKTLQPLLADAHPQVRQYSAKALGAFGVHAKDVLPDLRDLYKSPVEKDYVKRSVLAAGKTIREAVRIAEEQTVHHCRRCGVKLASDEYARSQKAFQRPFCDHCFDEVFLDRRNFETKVELQKTIRAKDGTVVQSDGERLICEVLAAERVQYRYDERFRILSGHAIRPDFYLPEFDVYVEYWGMDTADYKIGMLKKQQLYQQQGKKLISLYPDDKPRLREVLLAKLDKLK, encoded by the coding sequence ATGAATATCGGGAATGAAAGAAAGCTGGCTGCGCGGGCCAAGGAATTGGGCGAAAGTGCCAGCCCGTCTTCATTTGCTGAACTGGCTGAATTGACGCGCTCCGAATCGCCGCTGGTTCGGCGACTGGCCGCTTCCGCACTCGGCAAGCTGGCGGGGATTGTTGCGCCGGAACCTGCTGTGAAGACGCTCCAGCCGTTGCTTGCGGATGCTCACCCGCAGGTTCGGCAATATTCTGCCAAGGCGCTCGGTGCTTTCGGAGTACACGCCAAAGACGTTCTGCCGGATTTGCGCGATCTCTACAAAAGCCCGGTGGAGAAAGACTACGTCAAGCGCAGTGTGCTGGCCGCCGGAAAAACCATCCGTGAAGCGGTGCGGATCGCTGAAGAACAGACTGTTCATCACTGCCGCCGTTGCGGCGTAAAGCTGGCTTCGGACGAATATGCCCGTTCGCAAAAGGCTTTTCAGCGTCCGTTCTGCGACCACTGCTTCGACGAGGTATTTCTCGACCGGCGTAACTTTGAAACCAAGGTGGAATTACAGAAAACCATTCGCGCCAAAGACGGAACCGTTGTGCAGTCCGACGGCGAGCGGCTGATCTGCGAGGTGCTGGCGGCGGAGAGAGTCCAATACCGCTACGACGAACGGTTCCGCATCCTCAGCGGCCACGCCATCCGGCCCGACTTTTACCTGCCGGAGTTTGATGTCTATGTCGAATACTGGGGCATGGACACCGCCGACTATAAAATCGGCATGCTCAAAAAACAGCAACTCTACCAGCAGCAGGGCAAAAAACTCATCTCGCTTTATCCGGACGACAAACCGCGCCTGCGCGAAGTCCTGCTCGCCAAGTTGGATAAACTTAAATAA
- a CDS encoding glycosyl hydrolase family 26: protein MNKKPVNPKASAEACALLEYFYSIKGKQTLSAQHDFLASGTKYCDRIKELTGHKPAIWGSDLGFCFKGANPEPNKHCGPMNLIDPGLAVTASDLQFAARDMSAEFPDGFPEKTPDEMIVAGVTPPVMRQALVERIKKQHAKGHIITLMWHALAPGNNDCGPYEQLWMHGGLPKDQWEELITPGTELHMKWQAEVDAIAVYLKQLCDAGIPVLWRPYHEMNGVWFWWCNQPGPRGYQQLWIQLYERLTMHHKLNNLLWVWNAHAPRDRKNDEAYPYPDFYPGAKYVDILATDIYRRDYQQSHYADLVALADGKPVALAEVGELPPDEALDRQPWAWVMPWGHLGFLFNTQAEIKAFYRRTDVRSLD from the coding sequence GTGAATAAAAAACCGGTAAATCCAAAGGCGAGCGCTGAAGCCTGTGCGCTTCTTGAATACTTTTATTCCATCAAAGGAAAGCAGACGCTTTCGGCACAGCACGACTTTCTCGCCAGCGGCACCAAATATTGCGACCGAATCAAAGAGTTGACCGGACACAAGCCAGCGATATGGGGAAGTGATCTGGGATTCTGCTTTAAAGGTGCAAACCCTGAGCCGAATAAACACTGCGGCCCGATGAATCTGATTGATCCGGGACTGGCCGTCACGGCCAGCGATCTGCAATTCGCCGCCCGCGACATGAGCGCGGAATTTCCTGACGGCTTTCCGGAAAAAACGCCGGACGAAATGATTGTTGCCGGTGTGACGCCTCCGGTCATGCGGCAGGCATTAGTGGAGCGGATTAAAAAACAGCACGCCAAAGGGCATATCATCACGCTGATGTGGCATGCACTGGCTCCCGGCAATAACGACTGTGGCCCGTATGAACAGCTTTGGATGCACGGCGGTCTGCCGAAAGATCAGTGGGAGGAATTAATTACTCCTGGCACCGAACTGCACATGAAATGGCAGGCGGAAGTGGACGCTATTGCGGTTTACCTGAAACAGTTGTGCGATGCCGGAATTCCGGTGCTTTGGCGTCCGTATCACGAAATGAACGGCGTCTGGTTCTGGTGGTGCAATCAGCCCGGCCCGCGCGGTTATCAGCAACTCTGGATTCAGCTCTATGAACGGCTGACGATGCACCACAAGCTGAACAATCTGCTGTGGGTCTGGAATGCGCATGCTCCACGTGATCGGAAAAACGACGAAGCCTATCCGTATCCGGATTTTTATCCAGGTGCAAAGTATGTGGATATTCTGGCGACCGACATCTACCGCCGCGACTATCAGCAGTCGCATTACGCCGATCTGGTTGCGCTGGCCGACGGAAAACCCGTCGCGCTGGCGGAAGTCGGCGAACTTCCTCCGGACGAAGCGCTCGACCGTCAGCCGTGGGCCTGGGTCATGCCGTGGGGACATCTTGGATTTCTGTTTAACACCCAAGCCGAAATCAAAGCCTTCTATCGGCGTACCGATGTTCGCTCGCTGGATTAA
- a CDS encoding tryptophan synthase subunit alpha, which yields MKKTRVDRKFATLKKQGKKGFIAYIGAGDPSLADTVDIVLRLEDAGVDLVELGLPFSDPLADGRVNQDSATRALAAGATFDGVMNCVAEIRKCSQVPLIFYAYLNTLYARGFEKAMNDAAAAGIDGFLILDMPREESGPYRKFISAANLNAISLITPTTPEERIKQIVKDANGFVYCVSREGVTGVRDSIAEGARGLVAKIQAHTKLPVALGFGIGTPQQAAEAASFADAVVVGSAIVNKFHNNPHTPEGRADAAKFVAEMVRAVKSV from the coding sequence ATGAAAAAAACACGCGTTGACCGGAAATTCGCCACCCTGAAAAAGCAGGGCAAAAAAGGATTCATCGCTTATATCGGTGCGGGCGATCCGTCGCTGGCCGATACGGTGGATATCGTACTGCGTCTCGAAGACGCCGGAGTTGATCTGGTTGAGCTGGGACTGCCGTTTTCCGATCCGCTGGCCGACGGTCGCGTCAATCAGGATTCCGCCACCCGCGCGCTGGCCGCCGGAGCGACGTTCGACGGCGTGATGAATTGCGTCGCCGAAATCCGCAAGTGCTCACAGGTTCCGCTGATTTTCTACGCCTACCTCAACACACTTTATGCCCGTGGTTTTGAAAAAGCGATGAACGATGCCGCCGCCGCTGGCATTGACGGATTTCTGATTCTCGACATGCCGCGCGAAGAATCCGGGCCGTACCGTAAATTTATTTCCGCCGCTAATCTGAATGCCATTTCGCTGATTACGCCGACGACGCCGGAAGAGCGGATCAAGCAGATTGTCAAAGACGCCAACGGCTTCGTCTATTGTGTTTCCCGCGAAGGCGTCACCGGCGTGCGCGATTCCATCGCCGAAGGTGCGCGCGGACTCGTTGCAAAAATTCAGGCACACACAAAACTTCCTGTCGCACTTGGCTTCGGAATCGGTACGCCGCAACAGGCCGCCGAAGCGGCGTCGTTTGCCGACGCTGTCGTCGTCGGCAGCGCCATCGTCAATAAATTCCACAACAACCCGCACACACCGGAAGGGCGTGCCGATGCGGCAAAGTTCGTCGCCGAAATGGTTCGAGCCGTTAAGAGTGTTTAA
- a CDS encoding protein arginine kinase, whose protein sequence is MTLDGLLQRHGGWLESGPDEGPVISSRVRLARNLRDTTFPGWASKEVRNRVWNEVVLAFDGVPDNGSFLRWRMDELSTLDRDLLFERHLISRELAERQTGSGVFVNEDECRAVMVNEEDHIRLQSLQPGMNLQKAWEIADELDNALEQGLSYAFSSKLGYLTACPSNVGTGLRASVMLHLPGLVLTEEIKPVINAVSKIGLAVRGLWGEGSEASGHMFQISNQITLGKPELEIITNLEQIVLEVIEHEKNARLRLMSKQEIRVHDHVGRAYGILANAALMATGEALDLLSALRMGVDLGLTPNMVRRDIDRLFIRIQPAHLQKEAGVVLSPEERDIKRAQLVRKFLEGK, encoded by the coding sequence ATGACTCTCGACGGACTGTTACAGCGCCACGGTGGCTGGCTCGAATCAGGCCCGGATGAAGGGCCGGTCATCAGCAGTCGCGTTCGGCTTGCGCGCAACCTGCGCGATACCACGTTCCCCGGCTGGGCTTCCAAAGAAGTCCGTAACCGTGTCTGGAACGAAGTCGTACTGGCGTTCGACGGAGTTCCGGATAACGGCAGTTTTTTGCGCTGGCGCATGGATGAACTGTCAACTCTGGATCGCGACCTCCTTTTTGAACGCCACCTGATCAGCCGTGAACTGGCCGAGCGTCAGACCGGCAGCGGCGTGTTTGTTAACGAAGACGAATGCCGCGCCGTGATGGTGAATGAAGAGGATCATATCCGCCTTCAGTCTCTTCAGCCGGGAATGAACCTGCAGAAGGCGTGGGAGATTGCCGACGAACTCGACAACGCGCTGGAACAGGGGCTTTCGTACGCTTTCTCCAGCAAGCTCGGTTACCTGACGGCCTGTCCGTCGAACGTCGGCACCGGTTTGCGTGCCAGCGTGATGCTCCATCTGCCCGGACTGGTGCTGACCGAAGAAATCAAACCGGTGATCAATGCGGTTTCAAAAATCGGTCTCGCCGTACGCGGACTTTGGGGCGAAGGCTCCGAGGCGTCGGGTCACATGTTTCAGATTTCAAACCAGATCACGCTCGGAAAACCGGAGCTGGAAATCATTACGAACCTCGAACAGATCGTCCTTGAAGTGATTGAGCACGAAAAAAATGCCCGCCTGCGGCTGATGAGTAAACAGGAAATCCGCGTACACGACCACGTCGGTCGCGCCTACGGCATTCTGGCCAACGCCGCGCTGATGGCCACCGGCGAAGCGCTGGATCTTCTTTCCGCGTTGCGAATGGGCGTTGATCTGGGACTTACGCCGAATATGGTGCGGCGCGATATTGACCGGCTCTTTATCCGGATTCAACCGGCACACCTTCAGAAAGAGGCCGGCGTGGTGCTGAGTCCGGAAGAGCGCGATATCAAACGTGCGCAGCTTGTCCGGAAATTTCTGGAGGGGAAATGA
- a CDS encoding excinuclease ABC subunit B, with amino-acid sequence MKCDLCDKEAVVHMTQVVNGEMKEVHLCEEHAIAQGIDLNSPISITDILMGLSGPQKNIAHELSLACPRCGMAREEFRKTGRLGCPDCYKTFMAELTMAIKAMHHSGQHLGKIPAREGVQTKVKSKIARLQQDLEAAIAREDFEKAAKLRDQIKKHREENTPDDGSKK; translated from the coding sequence ATGAAGTGTGATCTCTGCGATAAAGAAGCGGTCGTGCATATGACGCAGGTGGTCAACGGTGAGATGAAAGAAGTTCATCTCTGCGAAGAACACGCCATCGCGCAAGGCATCGATCTGAACAGCCCGATTTCCATTACCGATATTCTGATGGGCCTGAGCGGGCCGCAGAAAAATATCGCCCATGAACTCAGTCTGGCCTGTCCGCGTTGCGGTATGGCCCGCGAGGAATTCCGTAAAACCGGACGGCTCGGCTGTCCGGACTGCTACAAAACGTTTATGGCCGAGCTGACCATGGCGATCAAAGCCATGCACCACAGCGGACAGCATCTCGGAAAAATTCCGGCGCGCGAAGGAGTGCAGACGAAGGTGAAATCAAAAATCGCACGCCTTCAGCAGGATTTGGAAGCGGCGATTGCCCGCGAGGATTTTGAAAAGGCGGCCAAATTGCGCGACCAGATCAAAAAACACCGCGAAGAAAATACGCCGGACGACGGGAGTAAGAAATGA
- the ilvE gene encoding branched-chain-amino-acid transaminase, whose amino-acid sequence MKIYLNGKLVDEKDAVVSVFDHGLLYGDGIFEGTRVYDGNIAFLSEHMDRLLDSAKVIALDIGMSKDELIAATVETCKANGIQNGYLRHVVTRGVGSLGLNPYQCKKAQVIIIAADIQLYPAELYEKGMRIITAGTIRNMAEAVNPRVKSLNYLNNIMAKIEAINAGVMECLMLNSQGFIAEASGDNVFVIKGNKLMTPPTWCGGLEGITRDKVMLLAREVGMEVSETVLTRYELWTADEVFLTGTAAEVIAVVDLDKRSIGTGKPGPVTKKLALAYRKLAGKDGVKVQ is encoded by the coding sequence ATGAAAATTTATTTGAACGGCAAGCTGGTTGATGAAAAGGATGCGGTGGTTTCGGTTTTTGATCATGGTCTGCTCTATGGTGACGGTATTTTTGAAGGAACCCGTGTTTACGACGGGAATATCGCTTTTCTCAGTGAGCACATGGATCGTCTGCTCGACTCCGCCAAAGTGATCGCGCTCGACATCGGAATGAGCAAAGACGAACTGATTGCCGCAACGGTCGAAACCTGCAAAGCCAACGGTATTCAGAACGGCTATCTGCGCCACGTCGTTACGCGCGGCGTCGGCTCGCTGGGTCTGAATCCTTACCAGTGCAAAAAGGCGCAGGTCATCATTATTGCGGCGGACATTCAGCTCTATCCGGCTGAACTCTACGAAAAGGGCATGCGCATCATCACCGCCGGCACCATCCGCAACATGGCCGAGGCGGTTAATCCGCGCGTCAAGAGCCTGAACTATCTCAACAATATCATGGCCAAGATCGAAGCGATCAACGCCGGCGTCATGGAGTGTCTCATGCTCAACTCGCAGGGTTTTATCGCCGAAGCCTCTGGGGACAATGTGTTCGTCATCAAGGGGAACAAGCTGATGACTCCGCCCACCTGGTGCGGCGGGCTGGAAGGCATCACCCGCGATAAGGTCATGCTTCTGGCCCGCGAAGTGGGCATGGAAGTTTCCGAAACCGTGTTGACCCGTTACGAACTCTGGACGGCCGATGAAGTGTTTCTGACCGGAACCGCGGCGGAAGTCATCGCGGTTGTTGATCTCGATAAACGTTCGATCGGCACCGGCAAACCCGGCCCTGTCACGAAAAAACTTGCTCTGGCCTACCGGAAACTCGCCGGCAAAGACGGCGTCAAAGTCCAATAG
- a CDS encoding ABC transporter ATP-binding protein: MWRLYAMSKTILRAEEVHKTYHIGKRAVEVLHGVSLTIKRGETLSIMGASGAGKSTLMHILGGLDRPDAGDIFFEETSLVKMNPAKRAAFRAKRCGFIFQSYHLLPELDVRQNVILPSMAVAGSGRDVKARAEELLEKVGLSGRMDHRPMELSGGEQQRVAIARALMNDPDLILADEPTGNLDSHTGENILNNLFDLAQSANRTLIIVTHNEAVASRCQRELILKDGKLEE, translated from the coding sequence CTGTGGAGGCTTTACGCAATGAGTAAAACAATTTTGAGAGCGGAAGAGGTGCATAAGACCTACCACATCGGCAAGCGCGCGGTGGAGGTTTTGCACGGCGTGTCGCTGACAATTAAACGCGGCGAGACGCTTTCCATTATGGGGGCCAGCGGCGCGGGTAAAAGCACGCTGATGCACATTCTCGGCGGGCTGGATCGTCCGGATGCCGGCGACATCTTTTTTGAAGAGACGAGTCTGGTTAAAATGAATCCGGCGAAACGGGCCGCGTTCCGCGCGAAGCGCTGCGGCTTTATTTTTCAGAGCTACCATTTGCTGCCGGAACTGGATGTCCGCCAGAATGTGATTCTGCCGTCCATGGCGGTGGCAGGCTCCGGGCGTGACGTGAAAGCCCGTGCGGAAGAGCTTCTCGAAAAAGTCGGGCTGTCCGGACGGATGGATCACCGCCCGATGGAGCTGTCCGGCGGCGAGCAGCAGCGGGTGGCGATTGCCCGGGCGCTGATGAACGATCCGGACCTGATTCTGGCGGATGAGCCGACCGGTAATTTGGATTCGCATACCGGTGAAAATATATTGAACAATCTCTTTGATTTAGCGCAATCTGCAAACCGCACGCTGATCATTGTGACGCACAACGAAGCCGTTGCGAGCCGCTGTCAGCGTGAATTGATTTTGAAAGACGGAAAACTGGAAGAGTAG
- a CDS encoding helix-turn-helix domain-containing protein, which yields MSLLSDILSSRTRAGIFSALFGLGAQDLHAREIARQTGVTLATVQQELKKLVEMDLVTRRKDGNRVYFQANIRHPLFTDIQNLTVKTSGVVPLLREALEPVSDEISSAFIFGSMARSAEQAHSDVDIMIIGNAGLRQISALIAPVCQKLDREINPHTMTAGTFSARMKEGDVFLANVVQSEKLFLIGGADELGAMV from the coding sequence ATGAGTTTACTGTCTGACATTTTATCGTCCCGAACCAGAGCCGGAATTTTTTCGGCCTTGTTTGGATTGGGTGCGCAGGATCTCCATGCTCGGGAAATTGCACGCCAAACCGGGGTTACGCTGGCCACCGTGCAACAGGAATTGAAGAAGCTGGTTGAGATGGATCTGGTGACCCGGCGCAAAGATGGAAACCGGGTTTATTTTCAAGCCAACATCCGACATCCGTTGTTTACCGACATTCAAAATCTCACAGTTAAAACATCCGGTGTTGTGCCTCTGCTCCGTGAGGCGCTTGAGCCGGTTTCCGATGAAATATCTTCGGCATTTATTTTCGGCTCAATGGCTCGGTCTGCAGAACAGGCGCACAGCGATGTAGATATCATGATCATCGGCAATGCGGGTCTGCGGCAAATCAGTGCACTCATTGCGCCGGTCTGCCAGAAGCTGGATCGCGAAATCAACCCGCACACCATGACGGCGGGCACCTTTTCAGCGCGTATGAAAGAGGGAGATGTCTTCCTTGCAAATGTGGTGCAGTCAGAAAAACTCTTTTTAATCGGGGGCGCGGATGAGCTTGGCGCAATGGTATAA